The proteins below come from a single Candidatus Paceibacterota bacterium genomic window:
- a CDS encoding PEP/pyruvate-binding domain-containing protein, producing the protein MRQIKIKGLGKLNIYGTGEGDVVVLEKDENSYFMGASKECTQDFFDRIYDENGPFWRLYANAGFAVRPQQTKYAVYVGNALYFRKSVEERYMYNAGIEKDYAIKNNYLIRKTKWDLRNLIYLLTLPFDEARQFVNMIKFSFYANEMIRGYERSYRSAIEFYNFYSSEGNIYDPAKTAKEAMERAVEMMEYSIAAFICNKYGIKLKHSKYIDECELEKLSTYIETNNTMAILDEFEFYSLNPYDISVPRLFEDDFRINKFSGFKVPGDNSLRWRENVKFIVARYMHIMRMCYKLIGDNSKMGDLIFYLKINELSKIDPDAEGSVRDLIDVALKRKNDLETIRNIGLPSVLVYKNEKYYEKAGIDLADKSKNRLNAISVSSKKSVSGPIVNINSMGDYEKCAEGSIILSKTLSPNLVILFKKAAGIIAESGGSLCHAAIIAREMNLPCLIQLKTKNGIPDGSIVRLDGKNATVTILDAEKKAEKETTHNELNKASAELETARKNPDQSVHERIVLNKGQKVDFYMLSGGKLQSKSAGNKAANLSEIYSHFNVPDGFVIDSEYFRKLNGFERIGSIVREINKANASEIAKLEEHYNVLKNEFSNIEFSRKLADELGLFYEKLASRLVAARSSSSSEDSAKASFAGQFDSYINIGDINNLEYAIKSCWASFYSPRSVVYRKENRIKNDSANMAILVQKMIEAKYSGIAFSKDIMNDNAMSIEVIPGTCEKLASGEVSPNVYIIERESMSVLKVNANFDFDDNLVTGLATEVLKLENYFKAPQDVEWCIDNENKIWIIQTRPITSACKIK; encoded by the coding sequence TTGAGACAAATAAAAATTAAGGGTCTCGGAAAATTGAATATTTACGGGACGGGCGAAGGCGATGTTGTTGTGTTGGAGAAAGATGAGAATTCTTACTTTATGGGCGCGTCAAAAGAATGTACGCAAGATTTTTTTGATAGAATATATGATGAAAATGGGCCTTTCTGGAGGCTTTATGCGAATGCAGGATTTGCGGTCAGGCCGCAACAGACCAAATATGCCGTATATGTCGGCAACGCCTTATATTTCAGGAAAAGCGTTGAGGAAAGGTATATGTATAATGCCGGTATTGAGAAGGATTATGCCATAAAAAACAATTACCTCATAAGAAAAACGAAATGGGATTTGCGCAATCTGATATATCTGCTGACATTGCCCTTTGATGAGGCAAGACAATTTGTAAACATGATAAAATTCAGCTTTTATGCGAATGAAATGATCCGAGGATATGAAAGATCATACAGAAGCGCCATTGAATTTTATAATTTTTATTCAAGTGAAGGAAATATTTATGATCCTGCAAAGACGGCAAAAGAGGCAATGGAACGAGCTGTGGAAATGATGGAATATTCAATTGCGGCTTTTATATGCAATAAATACGGAATAAAATTAAAGCATTCAAAATATATCGACGAATGCGAGCTTGAAAAGCTGTCGACTTATATCGAAACGAATAACACGATGGCGATCCTGGATGAGTTCGAATTTTATTCGCTCAATCCCTATGACATATCTGTGCCCCGGCTCTTCGAGGACGATTTTAGGATCAATAAATTTTCAGGTTTCAAGGTGCCCGGCGATAATTCATTAAGATGGAGAGAAAATGTAAAATTCATAGTTGCGAGATACATGCATATAATGAGGATGTGCTATAAACTGATAGGAGACAATAGTAAAATGGGCGATCTTATATTCTATTTGAAGATAAATGAATTAAGCAAAATCGATCCGGATGCGGAAGGATCGGTCCGGGACCTCATTGATGTTGCGCTAAAAAGAAAAAATGATCTTGAAACGATAAGGAATATCGGATTGCCAAGCGTTCTGGTGTATAAGAATGAAAAATATTATGAAAAGGCGGGAATCGATCTTGCCGATAAATCGAAAAATAGGCTGAACGCGATAAGTGTATCGTCAAAGAAAAGTGTCAGCGGACCCATAGTCAATATAAACAGCATGGGTGATTATGAAAAATGCGCAGAGGGTTCCATAATACTTTCAAAAACATTATCTCCGAATCTTGTGATCCTGTTCAAGAAGGCTGCAGGGATCATAGCTGAAAGCGGGGGATCGCTGTGCCATGCCGCAATAATAGCTCGAGAGATGAATTTGCCGTGCCTGATACAATTAAAGACGAAGAACGGCATCCCGGATGGAAGCATTGTAAGGCTGGACGGCAAAAATGCGACAGTTACGATATTGGATGCTGAAAAAAAGGCTGAAAAAGAAACAACTCACAACGAACTGAACAAAGCTAGTGCAGAGCTGGAGACCGCGCGCAAAAATCCGGATCAGTCCGTGCACGAAAGAATTGTTCTTAACAAAGGTCAAAAGGTGGATTTTTATATGTTGAGCGGCGGAAAGCTTCAAAGCAAAAGCGCAGGAAACAAGGCGGCTAATCTTTCAGAGATATATTCTCATTTCAATGTCCCTGATGGGTTCGTCATCGACTCTGAGTATTTTAGAAAATTGAACGGCTTTGAAAGGATCGGATCCATAGTGAGAGAAATTAATAAGGCCAATGCGTCGGAAATAGCGAAATTGGAGGAGCATTACAATGTTTTGAAAAATGAATTTTCGAATATAGAATTCTCCAGAAAATTGGCGGATGAACTTGGACTGTTCTATGAAAAACTGGCCTCACGGCTGGTTGCGGCAAGGTCCAGTTCTTCCAGTGAGGATAGCGCCAAGGCGTCTTTTGCGGGACAATTCGATTCATACATCAATATCGGCGACATTAACAATCTTGAGTATGCGATAAAGAGCTGCTGGGCTTCGTTCTATTCCCCAAGGTCTGTTGTATATAGGAAAGAAAACAGAATTAAAAATGATAGCGCAAATATGGCGATATTGGTTCAAAAAATGATCGAAGCGAAATATTCCGGAATAGCATTTTCAAAGGACATAATGAATGATAATGCAATGTCTATAGAGGTTATTCCCGGTACATGTGAAAAACTGGCATCAGGAGAGGTTTCACCGAATGTTTATATTATCGAAAGAGAAAGCATGTCGGTGTTGAAGGTTAATGCAAATTTTGATTTCGATGACAATCTTGTCACAGGTCTTGCAACAGAGGTTCTAAAGCTCGAAAATTATTTCAAGGCGCCGCAAGATGTCGAATGGTGCATAGATAATGAGAATAAGATATGGATAATTCAAACCAGGCCGATAACTTCGGCGTGTAAAATCAAATAA
- a CDS encoding HD domain-containing protein, which translates to MILKDPLYGFISIGEPFKSLMDTEQFQRLRNIKQLGQSYIVYSSANHTRFEHSIGTYYLAQKVAENNAIENKDEFIAAALLHDIGHYPFSHSIEKAVRQLTEKGHEQQSIEIIRNTNISKILRDHGLDIELICNYIEGKGKYASLISGQIDVDRMDYLKRDSYYTGVAYGIIESDVIINNYTIKGDDYIADIKYLPAFESVLIARYLMYSMVYMHHRTIIANTMLRSAFIEALNNGDFKIEKLIEFDDIDLISRFRSSSSPAKQLMDAITKRNLYKEAIIFSKDDFEDAGKMIGYDKVQEVEALIAKELKLNRYEVLINIMGFPKSNKSRILISPSMKKLEDISPIVSSLNMAEWNHWFAGVYCQEKDIDKIRQKKDMIRSYLIGK; encoded by the coding sequence ATGATATTAAAAGATCCTCTTTACGGTTTTATCTCAATCGGCGAGCCTTTCAAGAGCCTGATGGATACCGAGCAATTCCAGCGTTTGCGGAATATAAAGCAGCTCGGACAAAGCTATATTGTTTATTCATCTGCAAATCATACGAGATTCGAGCATTCGATCGGAACATATTATCTTGCTCAAAAGGTCGCAGAAAATAATGCAATTGAAAATAAAGATGAATTCATTGCGGCAGCTTTATTGCATGATATCGGGCATTATCCATTCTCACATTCCATTGAGAAGGCCGTCAGGCAATTGACGGAGAAGGGCCACGAGCAGCAAAGCATTGAGATCATCAGAAATACGAATATTTCAAAAATATTAAGAGATCATGGATTGGATATTGAGCTTATCTGCAATTATATAGAAGGAAAAGGGAAATATGCCAGCCTGATCTCGGGTCAGATCGACGTTGACCGTATGGATTATCTGAAAAGAGATTCATATTATACGGGCGTAGCTTACGGGATTATTGAATCTGATGTTATTATCAATAATTATACGATAAAAGGCGACGACTATATAGCCGATATCAAATATCTGCCGGCATTTGAGTCCGTTCTAATCGCCAGATACCTGATGTATTCAATGGTATATATGCACCATAGGACCATAATTGCGAATACAATGCTCCGCAGCGCATTTATTGAAGCTCTTAATAACGGCGATTTTAAGATCGAAAAGCTCATTGAATTCGATGATATTGATCTCATAAGCAGATTCAGATCGTCTTCTTCTCCCGCAAAACAACTTATGGATGCCATTACGAAAAGAAATTTATACAAGGAAGCCATTATTTTCAGCAAAGATGATTTTGAAGATGCAGGTAAGATGATAGGATACGATAAAGTGCAGGAAGTCGAGGCGTTGATCGCTAAAGAATTGAAATTAAATCGGTATGAGGTGCTGATTAATATCATGGGATTTCCAAAATCAAACAAAAGCAGGATACTGATCAGTCCTTCGATGAAAAAACTTGAGGATATATCGCCGATCGTAAGCTCTCTGAATATGGCAGAATGGAATCACTGGTTTGCCGGAGTTTATTGCCAGGAAAAGGATATTGATAAAATCCGGCAAAAAAAAGATATGATCAGGTCATATCTTATAGGAAAATAG
- a CDS encoding NAD(P)/FAD-dependent oxidoreductase — protein sequence MNSENKKYDAIVVGGGISGLLSALILSKEGKKVLIIEKNSYLGGNCRTYEIDGYFVDTGPHAITDLVKGPLTFIMKKYFTVIPRFVPFGMYYVRYQNKFQEFPLTLIQLAKFDILSKKDRLLLSGALIDAVANSSLNKNILNQSVYSFIGKYNMSPKSIRFLDAVSYFLSGKSIKETPAWRILGGSGYLDGDTGSATSHLRKFMKIARQDFSSQGYPLGGIQSITSCAINSFNKPNVEIHLAEDVTELITKEGSIYSVRTHKEVYRSDLVIFSGYAKDLPRLCRALPAKFSDQLKKIEQTLSFTLWLGFKKKLPEFAYIGSEIFFDSETPFWAVPSSNYDNTLCPKNKQLVGFTTIFKESSFEKQLKNLKECIFKAIPNAEQNVEFEHVQTIIPEKGAIKVNIEFPSPKVPIKGLYLVGTDADMRSMGITRAAFSVIEAIEIMKKDNAI from the coding sequence ATGAATTCTGAAAATAAAAAATATGACGCAATAGTTGTCGGGGGCGGTATCAGCGGTCTATTGTCCGCACTGATCCTTTCCAAGGAAGGCAAGAAAGTACTGATAATAGAAAAAAACTCTTATTTGGGAGGGAATTGCCGTACTTATGAGATCGATGGATATTTTGTGGACACGGGGCCTCACGCAATTACGGACTTAGTGAAAGGCCCGCTAACATTCATCATGAAAAAATATTTTACGGTGATCCCTCGCTTCGTGCCGTTCGGAATGTATTATGTCAGATATCAGAATAAATTCCAGGAGTTTCCTCTAACGCTGATCCAGCTTGCAAAATTCGATATTCTCTCGAAAAAAGACCGGCTGCTGCTCTCGGGGGCTCTCATAGACGCCGTTGCTAACTCCTCGCTCAATAAGAATATACTGAACCAGAGCGTATACAGCTTCATAGGAAAATATAATATGTCGCCGAAATCGATCAGATTTCTGGATGCGGTTTCATATTTCCTAAGCGGCAAATCCATAAAAGAAACTCCTGCATGGAGGATTCTCGGCGGGTCGGGATATTTGGATGGCGATACCGGCAGCGCCACAAGCCATTTACGCAAATTCATGAAGATCGCAAGACAGGATTTTTCTTCCCAGGGATATCCGCTTGGAGGCATTCAGAGCATAACGTCCTGCGCAATAAATTCATTCAATAAACCTAATGTCGAGATACATTTGGCTGAAGATGTGACTGAGCTTATTACAAAAGAAGGATCGATATACTCCGTCCGAACACACAAGGAGGTTTATCGATCAGATCTTGTGATTTTTTCAGGCTACGCCAAAGACCTTCCCCGCCTCTGCAGGGCCTTGCCCGCTAAGTTCTCGGATCAGTTGAAAAAAATCGAGCAAACGCTTAGCTTTACTCTTTGGCTCGGTTTTAAAAAAAAATTACCAGAGTTTGCATATATAGGTTCTGAAATATTTTTCGATTCAGAAACGCCTTTTTGGGCAGTTCCTTCGTCTAATTACGATAACACTTTATGCCCCAAGAACAAGCAGCTGGTTGGATTTACAACGATATTCAAAGAAAGCAGTTTTGAAAAACAGCTTAAGAACCTGAAAGAATGTATTTTCAAAGCAATCCCGAACGCGGAACAGAATGTCGAGTTTGAGCATGTTCAAACCATAATACCGGAAAAAGGCGCCATAAAGGTCAATATAGAATTTCCCTCACCCAAAGTGCCCATTAAAGGACTGTATTTAGTCGGTACTGACGCCGATATGAGAAGTATGGGCATTACTCGCGCGGCTTTTTCGGTGATAGAAGCTATTGAGATAATGAAAAAGGATAATGCTATATAG
- a CDS encoding fused MFS/spermidine synthase — translation MIISNKRLYLIVFITGAIVMILELVGSRILAPTLGTSIYVWTSLIGIILGAMSLGYYLGGRLSDKDPNTQTFSNLLLISGLFVFFIIVMKKPVLDASIHLELKYAAIFAALTLFSIPGILLGAISPYSVRLAMKNVETSGNTVGNLYAVSTFGSIIGTFLAGFYFIPNYGSTNILYGLAIGLCVISLIANSKKDKAIRLMLVFFLAIGVSVVAGASETNKYLVDEDSEYNHIRVYDTTGSDGKTLRIMSVENAFDSGMYLDSDELAFAYSKYFRLADLFNRKMKKVAVFGGAAYTIPKDILKRHEATFVDVVEIDPKTTKIAEEYFNLDRNNERLGTYHMDARKFLNEKSGAVSEKYDAIYNDAFSSTCTVPFQLTTLEAVKQISGMLNDEGVYVMNVISSIRGEKSEFFRSEFRTMKSVFKNVYVFATVSNEEKYSEINQNLVVIAVKKDYDIGNMAAENIGNEYGEMITKYWNGGIEIGDAIILTDDYAPVEHFTSKLCQVVNRN, via the coding sequence ATGATAATATCAAACAAAAGATTATATCTCATAGTATTCATTACTGGCGCGATCGTCATGATCTTGGAATTGGTCGGATCGAGGATACTTGCGCCGACACTGGGAACGTCGATTTATGTCTGGACGAGTCTGATCGGAATCATTTTGGGAGCTATGAGCCTTGGATATTATCTGGGCGGACGTTTGTCCGACAAAGATCCCAATACGCAGACATTTTCGAATTTGTTGTTGATCTCCGGTCTTTTTGTTTTTTTTATCATAGTAATGAAAAAGCCCGTTCTTGATGCAAGTATTCATTTAGAATTAAAATATGCCGCTATATTTGCCGCATTGACGCTATTTTCTATCCCAGGAATATTATTAGGTGCCATATCTCCATATTCCGTAAGACTTGCTATGAAAAATGTGGAAACCTCCGGAAACACTGTAGGCAATCTTTACGCCGTATCAACATTCGGCAGTATTATCGGCACTTTTTTGGCCGGTTTTTATTTCATACCGAATTATGGAAGTACGAATATACTTTACGGACTCGCCATCGGTCTATGTGTCATATCACTGATCGCTAATAGCAAGAAGGATAAAGCGATAAGATTAATGCTCGTCTTTTTTTTGGCTATTGGCGTCTCCGTAGTTGCTGGCGCTTCGGAAACAAATAAATACTTAGTTGATGAGGATAGCGAATATAATCACATAAGGGTATATGATACGACAGGTTCCGATGGAAAAACATTGCGCATCATGTCTGTCGAGAATGCCTTTGATTCCGGAATGTATTTGGATTCAGATGAGCTGGCGTTCGCTTATTCGAAATATTTCAGACTTGCGGACCTATTCAATCGAAAAATGAAGAAAGTTGCTGTGTTCGGGGGAGCCGCTTATACAATACCCAAGGACATACTAAAAAGACATGAGGCTACTTTTGTTGATGTTGTTGAAATAGATCCAAAAACGACAAAAATCGCGGAGGAATATTTCAATCTTGATCGGAATAATGAACGACTCGGCACATACCATATGGACGCGAGGAAGTTTCTGAACGAAAAGAGCGGTGCCGTTTCGGAAAAATACGATGCGATCTATAATGACGCTTTCAGCTCGACTTGCACAGTACCCTTTCAATTGACAACACTGGAGGCGGTGAAGCAAATATCAGGCATGCTTAATGACGAAGGAGTATACGTAATGAATGTAATATCTTCGATAAGAGGAGAGAAGTCGGAATTTTTCAGATCTGAATTCAGAACGATGAAATCAGTGTTCAAGAACGTTTATGTGTTTGCGACGGTATCCAATGAAGAAAAATATTCCGAAATTAATCAGAATCTGGTTGTTATTGCGGTGAAAAAGGACTATGATATTGGAAATATGGCAGCGGAGAATATCGGAAACGAGTATGGCGAGATGATCACAAAGTATTGGAATGGAGGCATCGAAATCGGCGATGCGATAATATTAACTGACGACTATGCGCCCGTGGAGCATTTCACTTCAAAGCTGTGCCAGGTCGTAAACAGAAATTGA
- a CDS encoding U32 family peptidase C-terminal domain-containing protein — protein MKNRIELLAPAGSYEKMIYALEYGADAVYAGLPDFSLRARINKFDENKIIEAIDYVHRKKRKIYITVNVFAHNSHIKKIEAFLKLLKTHRPDAIIASDPGVIEMIGKQLPGMDVHLSTQANTTNWRSVKFWKAQGVKRIILARELNLGEIAEIHRNVPGIELEYFVHGAMCMAYSGRCLLSSWMTGRSSNLGDCSQNCRWRYDLVEEKSPNEYIPVEQDMHGSYLLNSKDICLIDHLDELGKAGISSFKIEGRAKSAYYLAQVVKSYREAMDIKEKGKKKIAKIRAIKHNLSKLQNRSYSTGFLFDECEKKGFETRYSHTSEEHVFVGEVMEIKNEKLKMKKENPEDNRNQLNNNLVKIKVHNALYKGDKVEIISPKGKNMTSRIKKIIEIDSMQESDSAHGGQNKMVYVSLGVKPEKYSIIRKYKHS, from the coding sequence ATGAAAAACAGAATCGAGCTCCTTGCGCCAGCCGGAAGCTATGAAAAAATGATCTATGCATTGGAATACGGAGCAGATGCCGTTTATGCGGGACTGCCTGATTTCAGTTTGAGAGCGAGAATCAATAAATTCGATGAAAATAAGATCATTGAAGCTATTGATTATGTTCATAGAAAAAAGAGGAAAATATATATTACAGTGAATGTATTTGCTCATAATTCCCATATAAAAAAAATCGAGGCATTCTTGAAGTTATTAAAAACTCACAGACCTGATGCCATTATTGCAAGTGATCCGGGTGTGATCGAAATGATAGGCAAGCAACTTCCCGGCATGGACGTGCATCTTTCAACACAAGCGAACACTACGAACTGGCGGAGCGTGAAATTCTGGAAAGCGCAAGGAGTGAAAAGGATCATTCTTGCACGTGAATTGAATCTGGGCGAAATAGCCGAGATCCACAGGAATGTACCGGGCATCGAGTTGGAATATTTCGTACATGGAGCGATGTGCATGGCCTATTCCGGACGCTGCCTCCTCAGCTCATGGATGACCGGAAGAAGTTCGAATCTCGGAGATTGTTCACAGAATTGCCGGTGGAGATATGACTTGGTCGAAGAAAAAAGCCCGAATGAATATATTCCCGTTGAGCAAGATATGCACGGGTCATATTTATTGAATTCAAAAGATATATGTCTTATCGATCATCTCGATGAGCTTGGGAAGGCAGGAATATCTTCATTTAAGATCGAGGGCAGGGCGAAAAGCGCGTATTATCTTGCCCAAGTGGTTAAATCTTACAGGGAAGCTATGGATATAAAGGAAAAAGGCAAGAAGAAGATCGCGAAGATCAGGGCTATAAAGCATAATCTCAGTAAACTGCAGAACAGGAGCTATAGCACAGGGTTTCTTTTTGATGAGTGTGAAAAGAAAGGATTCGAAACCAGATATTCCCATACGAGCGAAGAGCATGTTTTTGTCGGTGAAGTGATGGAGATTAAAAATGAAAAGTTAAAAATGAAAAAAGAAAATCCGGAAGACAATAGAAATCAATTAAATAATAATCTTGTGAAAATAAAAGTTCACAATGCGTTATATAAAGGAGATAAGGTTGAGATCATCAGCCCCAAAGGCAAAAACATGACCTCCAGAATTAAAAAGATCATTGAAATCGATTCCATGCAAGAATCCGATTCGGCGCATGGGGGCCAGAACAAAATGGTTTATGTCAGCTTGGGGGTGAAACCTGAAAAATATAGCATAATAAGAAAATACAAACACAGC